In Persicimonas caeni, a single window of DNA contains:
- a CDS encoding proprotein convertase P-domain-containing protein yields MSKLRLILLTGLLAAAVAPLYGCGSECGPGTTEKDGQCVLVAEGCGAGTVLENKQCVVTEDGCGEGLVLEQGICVPTDANCAEGTTFDAASRTCIPNSEIVCGEGTEPNSEGTCVPSADACGPKTTLGDNGRCVVEGAACTAGSELDPNTGECLLVDEACGDGLALDGDTSTCVPTDEVCDTGTAFDSDSGLCLPDACEEGDVLIDGVCMNDAEELAAGADVVEQENNDPALGGTAETMTLPAPDADPYVFAGTISAPSDIDGDGEVDQDVDAFEFSASAGDWVDVMVQSTGLPAPAFVVTGPDGYVRQSALGTSSDAARTLVIPTDGTYTVTVLPSLVLASDYEVSRGGDTWNYVGSLASVTAPSATDKDASSGSADLTGELSNLKDNFFSVTNLGANDLVTLEANAIGEDGEAIVQIWADATTLHHSQMIRPGEPVVTGVPSTGDMFVVVDWTGIDGPQDDFDITANVSGVQNSQTITAGGAYTETVSIDQFDRLVITQSNPASADLDVSIVDPSGTEVATATLASGASVEHVAYASGDYDVVFTNNTSSDVDATTWVNIIPAVDLGQLPANGTVSAPAIAMPAGAKVYYTLDVAAGQVVELEHDNHEAAPLDVRVLDATGQLIEEATGIEARSSAEFSRFDVPWSYAPMAMTVLVEVEAGTGRTGETLTFTGATPTVDATLDAGDPFSISNNASIARGHAGYHLLDANEAMALGGTLSPLGGEDVNFRVHELDGTYIGGEFGSGGDVSFTIGLDAAGTYLLRVECDEACAGYNITGDAIRTREDLGTIDNTTASTTPLATFSRNQLYTVSFSVPAGQMIEISHDNDQSEDHEMELLDSNGNVLDASYVFYAASDTDPTYVYWYSDTAADYEVVLEGWTNGTTNEVVTVRTFVPGDLGTIALDTSVSQTGLPGLDNGELSAQTFTLSQDGEVTVDVTTPNGEDVDLVIYDSSFTELAWSGSSPLGPATLSAGTYLVGVEANETVPSFDIDVSVQAPPPPPQYVSSPALAIPDGDPAGVSDTLTVSGCTTVSSVEVYVDISHGYRGDLSMSLVAPDGTSVLLHDETGGSDDDILGWYPTQLTPAGNLANFSGLTGDGDWSLQVADVGLYVSGTLNEWGLTFTCQ; encoded by the coding sequence ATGTCGAAACTGAGACTCATTTTGTTGACCGGCCTGCTGGCCGCTGCGGTCGCGCCGCTCTACGGCTGCGGCTCGGAGTGCGGCCCGGGAACCACCGAGAAAGACGGCCAATGCGTACTCGTCGCCGAAGGTTGTGGCGCGGGCACCGTGTTGGAGAACAAGCAGTGTGTCGTGACCGAGGACGGTTGCGGCGAGGGCTTGGTGCTCGAGCAGGGCATCTGTGTGCCCACCGACGCCAACTGCGCCGAGGGCACGACCTTCGACGCCGCCTCGCGCACCTGCATCCCCAACAGCGAGATCGTCTGCGGCGAAGGCACCGAGCCGAACTCGGAGGGTACCTGCGTACCCAGCGCCGACGCCTGCGGTCCCAAGACGACCTTGGGCGACAACGGCCGATGCGTGGTCGAAGGCGCCGCGTGCACGGCTGGAAGCGAGCTCGACCCGAACACCGGCGAGTGTCTGCTCGTCGACGAAGCTTGTGGCGACGGCCTGGCGCTCGATGGTGACACGAGCACCTGCGTGCCGACCGACGAAGTATGCGACACGGGCACCGCCTTCGACAGCGACTCGGGGCTCTGCCTGCCCGACGCGTGTGAAGAGGGCGACGTGCTCATCGACGGCGTGTGCATGAACGACGCCGAAGAGCTCGCCGCCGGCGCCGACGTGGTCGAGCAGGAGAATAACGATCCGGCCCTCGGAGGCACCGCCGAGACGATGACGCTTCCGGCGCCCGACGCCGACCCGTACGTCTTTGCCGGTACCATCTCGGCGCCGAGTGACATCGACGGCGACGGCGAGGTCGATCAAGACGTCGACGCGTTCGAATTCAGCGCCAGCGCCGGCGACTGGGTCGACGTGATGGTCCAGTCGACCGGGCTTCCGGCGCCTGCCTTTGTGGTCACCGGCCCCGACGGCTACGTGCGCCAGAGCGCGCTGGGAACCTCTAGCGACGCCGCGCGCACCCTGGTGATTCCGACCGACGGCACCTACACGGTCACCGTGCTCCCCTCACTGGTGCTCGCAAGCGACTACGAGGTTTCTCGTGGCGGCGATACCTGGAACTACGTGGGCAGCTTGGCGAGTGTGACGGCGCCGTCGGCCACCGACAAAGACGCATCGAGCGGCAGCGCCGACCTGACCGGCGAGCTGAGCAACCTGAAGGATAACTTCTTCAGCGTGACCAACTTGGGCGCCAACGACTTGGTGACTCTCGAGGCCAACGCCATCGGCGAGGACGGTGAGGCGATCGTCCAGATCTGGGCCGACGCCACCACGTTGCATCACAGTCAGATGATTCGTCCCGGCGAGCCGGTCGTGACCGGCGTGCCGAGCACGGGCGACATGTTCGTGGTCGTCGACTGGACGGGCATCGACGGCCCGCAAGACGACTTCGACATCACGGCGAACGTCTCGGGCGTGCAGAATAGCCAGACGATCACCGCCGGGGGCGCCTACACCGAGACGGTCAGCATCGATCAGTTCGATCGACTGGTGATCACCCAGTCGAACCCGGCTTCGGCCGACCTCGACGTGTCGATCGTCGATCCGAGCGGCACCGAAGTCGCCACGGCCACGTTGGCCAGCGGCGCGAGCGTCGAGCACGTCGCGTACGCCTCGGGCGACTACGACGTGGTGTTCACCAACAACACCTCGAGCGACGTCGACGCGACCACCTGGGTCAATATCATCCCGGCCGTCGACTTGGGCCAACTGCCGGCCAACGGCACGGTGAGCGCTCCGGCGATCGCCATGCCCGCCGGCGCCAAGGTCTACTACACCCTCGACGTGGCCGCTGGACAGGTCGTCGAACTCGAGCACGACAACCACGAAGCAGCCCCCCTCGACGTGCGCGTATTGGACGCCACCGGCCAACTGATCGAAGAGGCGACAGGTATCGAGGCGCGCTCGTCGGCTGAATTCAGCCGCTTCGACGTGCCTTGGAGCTATGCTCCCATGGCCATGACCGTGCTGGTCGAGGTCGAAGCCGGCACCGGGCGGACCGGTGAGACGCTCACCTTCACCGGCGCTACCCCGACCGTCGACGCCACGCTGGATGCAGGCGACCCGTTCAGCATCAGCAACAACGCCAGTATCGCTCGGGGTCACGCGGGCTATCACCTGCTCGACGCCAACGAAGCCATGGCTCTTGGCGGCACGCTGTCGCCGCTCGGTGGCGAAGATGTCAACTTCCGCGTGCACGAGCTCGATGGAACCTACATCGGTGGCGAGTTCGGTTCGGGCGGCGATGTGTCGTTCACAATCGGGCTCGACGCCGCCGGCACGTACCTGCTGCGCGTCGAATGTGATGAGGCATGCGCCGGCTACAATATCACCGGCGATGCCATCCGGACCCGCGAGGATCTCGGGACGATCGACAACACCACCGCCTCAACCACGCCGCTGGCTACATTCTCCCGCAACCAGCTCTACACGGTGAGCTTCTCGGTGCCCGCCGGCCAGATGATCGAAATCTCGCACGATAACGATCAGTCGGAAGACCACGAGATGGAGTTGTTGGACAGCAACGGCAATGTCTTGGATGCGTCGTATGTCTTTTACGCCGCGTCGGACACTGACCCGACCTACGTGTACTGGTACAGCGATACTGCTGCGGACTACGAAGTCGTCCTCGAAGGCTGGACGAACGGCACCACCAACGAAGTGGTCACGGTGCGCACCTTCGTTCCCGGCGATTTGGGCACTATCGCCCTGGACACCTCGGTCAGTCAGACCGGCCTGCCGGGGCTGGACAACGGTGAACTTAGCGCGCAGACGTTCACGCTCAGCCAAGACGGCGAAGTTACCGTCGACGTGACCACGCCCAACGGTGAAGACGTCGATCTGGTCATCTACGACAGCTCCTTCACGGAGTTGGCTTGGTCGGGGTCGTCGCCGCTCGGTCCGGCGACGCTCAGCGCAGGCACCTATCTGGTGGGCGTCGAGGCCAACGAAACGGTCCCCTCGTTCGACATCGACGTGTCCGTCCAGGCGCCGCCGCCTCCCCCCCAATACGTGAGCTCGCCGGCGCTGGCGATTCCCGACGGCGATCCGGCAGGTGTCTCGGATACCCTCACGGTCAGCGGGTGCACGACGGTCAGCTCGGTCGAGGTGTACGTGGATATCTCCCACGGCTATCGCGGTGACCTGAGCATGTCGTTGGTGGCCCCCGATGGCACCTCGGTGCTGCTGCACGACGAAACGGGTGGTTCGGACGATGATATTCTGGGTTGGTATCCGACCCAGTTGACGCCGGCAGGCAACTTGGCGAACTTTTCAGGCCTGACCGGTGACGGCGACTGGAGCCTCCAAGTAGCCGATGTGGGCCTCTACGTCTCCGGCACGCTCAACGAGTGGGGCCTGACCTTCACGTGCCAATAA
- a CDS encoding proprotein convertase P-domain-containing protein, whose amino-acid sequence MSKLRLFILTGLLAASVAPLYGCGNECGPGTAEKDGQCVLVAKGCGENTLLENKQCVVNETGCDEGTVLENGYCVPAEASCAEGTSFDQGSGTCVPNTDIVCGEGTEANAEGICVPAAEACADKTVLENGVCVIEAAACGSGTELDPNTGDCALADAACGDGTALDGDTGACVPTAQVCDTGTKFDADSGLCLPDSCGEGDVLVNNVCMSPAEELAANADLTETEPNDPAFDGGTAGTLTVNAVDGDPFVFAGTIGAPTDLDGDGEVDQDVDVFEFDATAGDWFELMVQSTGLPAPAFVVEGPNGEYMRWSPVTSGAATARDLVIPADGTYTVTVLPALNLTSEEVGPSGSDDWGYVGTLKAVSGGTASDQDISGGSVQLTGELTDLHDNLFNMANIAPTDVVTFTVDGIGEDAQGVLQVWGDATTLHESQPISAGQSVTVGVPESGSMLALVDWTMVDGPRVDFDISAEVTGAQQTVTVPAGGTGTMTVSAGLFDLLEINQTNAAAESLDLSITDPNGTEVATTTLDDGELFEHIAFNTGGDYVLTLTNNSGSSVDATLGVNISSPTDLGQVPTGGSVSSTPVNMLEDDVRYYSMSLNADELLEVLHDNAESDAVEIELFDITGEVVDSDTYFYAASSTSGEFVYARTAGSSSSFLARIVTDNGDATDQVITANSRNYEALGLLPTNTQTPTSAVSSLAEDQKAIYTFTVAAGEVFAISQTNDADEEIDFDLIDSTGTEVMSDTFVDVTNDSGYDNYDFEWYWVKTETTFTLEVAATTDMTNLAVTLHSITPSDMGTLDETASLSITGGAIADGQSGFHTFTTTGPTVFSGQVVPAAGEDVDFYIYDSSSSQIVGETGSGGAVSVGGGITTAETFMVRIEADEAVTGYDVTLNGSPRVVDLGVLPADQTTTHSMATFGDNQPLTLQFQVPAGQIIEIYHENDSSDDHDFELFDANGTSLDNESSFYPLSYSNPEYIYYYTDAGGSFELEIEGKDGVSNEVISINLYTPQALGPFAQGNSQTVTGPALLENQRLYYLASFSEDGNLSITGTSGNSEDIDLRIFDKAYTSLVNETATGGITLFRPYTSAGEYLVAVEGDDTPSSFDLTIELQTPLPPPDFGSTPALAIPNDETTSVSDTVSVTNCATVSSVEAFVDITHSQLGDLTITLTAPDGTTSVLLEEYTGLDSDDFVTGWYPAEKTPVGDLATFSGLTGDGTWTLTIFDEYDWFSYPSSSEGDDEGTLNEWGLTLVCQ is encoded by the coding sequence ATGTCGAAGTTAAGACTCTTCATTCTGACCGGTCTTCTGGCCGCCTCGGTCGCGCCACTATATGGCTGCGGCAACGAGTGCGGGCCGGGTACGGCCGAAAAAGACGGGCAGTGCGTCCTGGTCGCGAAAGGTTGCGGCGAGAACACGCTCCTCGAAAACAAGCAGTGCGTGGTCAACGAGACCGGCTGCGACGAGGGCACCGTCCTCGAAAATGGCTACTGTGTGCCGGCCGAAGCTTCCTGTGCCGAAGGGACCTCCTTCGACCAGGGCTCGGGCACGTGTGTACCCAACACCGACATCGTCTGCGGTGAGGGCACCGAGGCCAACGCGGAGGGCATTTGCGTGCCGGCCGCCGAGGCGTGTGCCGACAAGACGGTGCTCGAAAACGGCGTGTGCGTCATCGAAGCGGCCGCCTGCGGCTCGGGCACCGAGCTCGACCCGAACACTGGCGACTGCGCCCTGGCCGACGCGGCCTGTGGTGACGGCACCGCCCTCGACGGCGACACCGGCGCGTGCGTGCCGACCGCCCAAGTTTGTGACACCGGCACCAAGTTCGACGCCGACAGCGGTCTTTGCCTGCCCGATTCGTGTGGGGAAGGCGATGTCTTGGTCAACAACGTGTGCATGAGCCCCGCCGAGGAGCTCGCTGCCAACGCGGATCTGACCGAGACCGAGCCCAACGACCCGGCTTTCGACGGCGGCACCGCCGGTACGCTGACGGTCAACGCCGTCGACGGCGACCCGTTCGTCTTCGCCGGTACCATCGGCGCGCCGACCGACCTGGACGGCGACGGCGAGGTCGACCAAGACGTCGACGTCTTCGAATTCGACGCCACCGCAGGCGACTGGTTCGAGCTGATGGTCCAATCGACCGGACTGCCCGCGCCCGCCTTTGTGGTCGAAGGCCCCAACGGCGAGTACATGCGTTGGAGTCCGGTGACCAGCGGCGCGGCGACCGCGCGTGACCTGGTCATCCCGGCAGACGGCACCTACACGGTGACCGTGCTCCCGGCGCTCAACCTGACGAGCGAGGAAGTCGGCCCGAGTGGATCGGACGACTGGGGTTATGTGGGCACGCTCAAAGCCGTCAGTGGCGGCACCGCGAGCGACCAGGACATCTCCGGCGGCAGCGTCCAGCTCACCGGTGAGCTGACCGACCTGCACGACAACCTGTTCAACATGGCCAATATCGCGCCCACCGATGTGGTCACCTTTACGGTCGACGGCATCGGCGAAGACGCCCAGGGCGTCCTGCAAGTGTGGGGCGACGCGACGACGCTGCACGAGTCTCAGCCGATTTCGGCCGGTCAGTCGGTCACCGTCGGTGTGCCCGAGAGTGGCTCGATGCTGGCGCTGGTCGATTGGACGATGGTCGACGGTCCGCGAGTGGACTTCGACATCAGCGCCGAGGTCACTGGCGCCCAGCAGACGGTCACGGTTCCTGCCGGCGGTACCGGCACGATGACCGTGTCGGCCGGCCTGTTCGACCTGCTCGAGATCAACCAGACCAACGCGGCTGCTGAATCGCTCGACCTGTCGATCACCGATCCCAACGGCACCGAGGTGGCCACGACCACCCTCGACGACGGCGAGCTCTTCGAGCACATCGCCTTCAACACCGGCGGCGATTACGTGCTCACGCTGACCAACAACTCGGGCAGCTCGGTCGACGCCACCTTGGGCGTCAACATCAGCTCGCCGACCGATCTGGGGCAGGTTCCCACCGGCGGCAGCGTCTCGTCGACCCCCGTCAACATGCTCGAGGACGACGTACGCTACTACAGCATGTCGCTCAACGCCGACGAACTCCTCGAGGTGCTCCACGACAACGCCGAGTCTGACGCCGTCGAGATCGAATTGTTCGACATCACCGGTGAGGTGGTCGACAGCGACACGTACTTCTACGCGGCCTCGTCGACCAGCGGTGAGTTCGTCTACGCTCGCACCGCCGGTAGCAGCAGTAGCTTCCTGGCGCGCATCGTGACGGACAACGGCGACGCGACCGACCAGGTCATCACCGCCAACAGCCGTAACTACGAAGCTCTCGGCCTGCTGCCCACGAACACCCAGACCCCCACCAGCGCGGTCAGCTCCCTGGCTGAAGACCAGAAGGCCATCTACACCTTCACGGTCGCCGCCGGCGAGGTGTTCGCCATCAGTCAGACCAATGACGCCGACGAAGAGATCGACTTCGATCTGATCGACTCGACGGGCACCGAGGTCATGAGCGACACCTTCGTCGACGTGACCAACGACAGCGGTTACGACAACTACGACTTCGAGTGGTACTGGGTCAAAACTGAGACCACCTTCACCCTCGAAGTGGCCGCGACCACGGATATGACCAACTTGGCCGTGACGCTGCACAGCATCACGCCGAGTGATATGGGCACGCTCGACGAGACCGCCAGCCTGAGCATCACCGGCGGCGCGATCGCCGACGGCCAGAGTGGCTTCCACACGTTCACGACCACCGGACCGACGGTGTTCAGCGGCCAGGTCGTCCCCGCCGCCGGCGAGGACGTCGACTTCTACATCTACGACAGCAGCAGCAGCCAGATTGTCGGTGAGACCGGCTCGGGCGGCGCAGTTAGCGTTGGTGGCGGCATCACCACGGCCGAAACTTTCATGGTGCGCATCGAAGCCGACGAAGCGGTCACCGGCTACGACGTCACGCTCAACGGCTCGCCGCGCGTGGTCGACCTGGGCGTGCTTCCGGCCGACCAGACCACCACGCACTCCATGGCCACCTTTGGAGACAATCAGCCGCTGACGCTGCAATTCCAGGTGCCGGCGGGTCAGATCATCGAGATCTATCATGAAAACGATAGCTCCGATGACCACGACTTCGAGCTGTTCGACGCCAACGGCACCTCGCTCGACAACGAGTCGTCCTTCTACCCGCTGTCGTACTCGAACCCCGAGTACATCTACTACTACACCGACGCGGGTGGCAGCTTCGAACTCGAGATCGAAGGCAAAGACGGCGTGAGCAACGAGGTGATCTCGATCAACCTCTACACGCCGCAAGCGCTGGGCCCCTTCGCCCAGGGCAACAGCCAGACCGTCACCGGTCCGGCTCTGCTCGAAAACCAGCGTCTGTACTACCTGGCTAGCTTCAGCGAAGACGGCAACCTGTCGATCACGGGCACCTCGGGCAACAGCGAGGACATCGACCTTCGCATCTTCGACAAGGCGTACACCTCGCTGGTCAACGAGACCGCCACCGGCGGTATCACGCTCTTCCGTCCGTACACCTCGGCAGGCGAGTATCTGGTCGCCGTCGAAGGCGATGACACCCCGTCGTCGTTCGACCTGACGATCGAGCTTCAGACGCCGCTGCCCCCGCCCGACTTCGGCAGCACGCCGGCCTTGGCCATCCCCAACGACGAGACCACCAGCGTCTCGGACACCGTCAGCGTGACCAACTGCGCCACGGTCAGCTCCGTAGAGGCGTTCGTCGACATCACCCACAGCCAGCTCGGTGACCTCACCATCACCTTGACGGCACCCGACGGCACCACCTCGGTGCTCCTCGAGGAGTACACCGGCCTCGACAGCGACGACTTCGTCACGGGATGGTACCCGGCGGAGAAGACGCCCGTCGGCGACCTGGCCACCTTCAGCGGCCTGACCGGCGACGGCACCTGGACGCTGACGATCTTCGACGAGTACGACTGGTTCTCCTACCCGAGCAGCTCCGAAGGAGACGACGAGGGTACGTTGAACGAGTGGGGCTTGACCCTGGTCTGTCAGTAA
- a CDS encoding proprotein convertase P-domain-containing protein: MSKLRLLAWVGLLATALTPLYGCGSECAPGTTEKDGQCIVSSKGCAEGTVLMDGECVLDTSGCSDGTVFDNGLCVPAEGVCEEGTTFDQDTKTCVPNTDIVCGDGTEAGAEGSCVPSADACSDKTQLDANGRCVVAAAACGQGTELDPNTGDCVLAEAGCGTNLALDGDTGVCVPTADVCDAGTAFDSETGLCLPDACQEGDVLVNGLCMSPAEELALDFDLEEMEPNDPAFGAETELLTVPAVDGEPFVFLGNIDAPSDIDGDGSLDQDVDVYEFDAVQGDWFEIMVQSTGLQAPAFVIEGPNGYVRWSAIGQPDASARQMIAPEDGTYTVTVLPSLVLQTEGEVSLVGGDDWGYVGSFKAISAPAGTDADLSTGNASFSGEYMTLSDNVLNLTGLQMGDIVRVSLDASGDDVEGLLQHWDATGILARSESAGAGSSFEFVAIGNTATVLMDWVKLSGPDASFEVSAEITGEETTVTIPAGGTQTFQVTGEPYDQIYAAQTNTQSEDLKVSVVEDLSGTEIASEAALGSDESLKAKVENQGTYTVTFTNETSANVDATFTVKVLPPFDIGTLAPGDSGVSPMFDLPEGDITYVTFTVGAGELFRIGQDNAGDDDIEYALLDPSGTVVDDFTYVYDTEPSNPDYDWEYFISPNGGTYIVEVTTYVSSWSDYSTTDQVILVDNYGVPNDLGALTIDASATYSQPAPMARNAMEFHKLELSADGFVEFDVSTPADEDVDVYLFDDTLDVIEYSTSPTDEVFQSEELTAGTYYIGVHAWAALPSYDLSATLLGPITGSPDFSSAPAAAIPDDDTTTGVSDTITVTGCPTVQRVHLYVDITHPYGADVEIDLTSPDGTTVDVYSDNGGSTDDVVGWLPRPLVPDNSMLVYSGETGNGDWTLTVYDDNDYWDDTGGTFNEWGLSLVCQ; the protein is encoded by the coding sequence ATGTCGAAGTTACGTTTGCTTGCGTGGGTGGGCCTATTGGCCACTGCGCTGACGCCGCTATACGGTTGCGGCTCAGAGTGCGCACCCGGTACGACCGAGAAAGACGGCCAATGCATTGTGTCATCGAAAGGCTGCGCCGAGGGGACGGTGTTGATGGACGGAGAATGCGTCCTCGACACCAGCGGCTGCTCCGATGGCACTGTGTTCGACAACGGCCTGTGCGTTCCTGCCGAAGGTGTCTGTGAAGAAGGAACCACCTTCGATCAAGACACCAAAACCTGTGTTCCAAATACCGATATTGTCTGTGGTGACGGCACCGAAGCTGGGGCTGAAGGCTCCTGTGTGCCCAGCGCGGACGCTTGTAGCGACAAGACGCAACTCGACGCCAACGGCCGCTGTGTAGTGGCCGCGGCCGCGTGCGGTCAGGGCACCGAGCTCGACCCGAACACCGGCGACTGTGTGCTCGCCGAAGCGGGCTGCGGCACCAACCTGGCGCTCGACGGCGATACCGGCGTATGTGTGCCGACCGCAGATGTGTGCGACGCCGGCACGGCCTTCGATTCGGAGACCGGCCTGTGCCTTCCCGACGCTTGTCAGGAAGGTGACGTGCTCGTCAACGGCCTCTGCATGAGCCCGGCCGAAGAGTTGGCGCTCGACTTCGACCTCGAGGAGATGGAGCCCAACGATCCGGCGTTCGGCGCCGAGACTGAGCTTTTGACGGTTCCGGCCGTCGACGGCGAGCCCTTCGTCTTCCTCGGCAATATCGACGCCCCGAGCGACATCGACGGTGACGGAAGCCTCGATCAAGACGTCGACGTCTACGAGTTCGACGCGGTGCAGGGCGACTGGTTCGAGATCATGGTCCAGTCGACTGGCCTGCAGGCGCCCGCCTTTGTGATCGAAGGCCCCAACGGCTACGTGCGTTGGAGCGCCATCGGCCAGCCCGACGCGTCTGCCCGTCAGATGATCGCTCCGGAGGACGGCACCTATACGGTGACCGTGCTTCCCTCTCTCGTGCTCCAGACCGAAGGCGAAGTCAGCTTGGTCGGCGGCGACGACTGGGGTTATGTGGGCAGCTTCAAGGCCATCTCGGCCCCGGCCGGTACCGACGCCGATCTGTCGACCGGCAACGCCAGCTTCAGCGGCGAGTACATGACGCTGAGCGACAACGTGTTGAACCTGACTGGCCTGCAGATGGGCGACATCGTGCGCGTCTCGCTCGACGCCAGCGGTGACGACGTCGAAGGTCTGCTGCAGCACTGGGACGCCACCGGCATCTTGGCTCGCTCGGAGTCGGCCGGCGCCGGCTCCAGTTTCGAGTTCGTGGCCATCGGCAACACGGCTACGGTCCTCATGGACTGGGTCAAGCTCAGCGGTCCCGACGCCAGCTTCGAGGTCAGCGCCGAGATCACCGGCGAAGAGACCACGGTCACCATTCCGGCCGGCGGCACCCAGACCTTCCAGGTCACAGGTGAGCCGTACGACCAGATCTACGCCGCACAGACCAACACCCAGAGTGAAGATCTCAAAGTCAGCGTGGTCGAAGACCTCAGCGGCACCGAGATTGCCTCCGAAGCAGCGCTCGGCTCCGACGAGTCGCTCAAGGCCAAGGTGGAGAACCAGGGCACCTACACGGTGACCTTCACCAACGAGACCTCCGCGAATGTCGACGCGACCTTCACCGTCAAGGTCCTCCCGCCGTTCGATATCGGCACCCTCGCCCCGGGTGACTCGGGCGTCTCGCCGATGTTCGATCTGCCCGAAGGCGACATCACCTACGTCACGTTCACCGTGGGAGCAGGCGAGCTGTTCCGCATCGGCCAGGACAACGCCGGCGACGATGATATCGAGTACGCGCTTCTCGACCCGAGCGGCACGGTCGTCGACGACTTCACCTACGTCTACGACACCGAGCCGAGTAATCCCGACTACGATTGGGAGTACTTCATCAGCCCGAACGGTGGCACCTACATCGTCGAAGTGACCACTTACGTCAGCTCGTGGAGCGACTACTCGACGACCGATCAGGTCATCCTGGTCGACAACTACGGCGTGCCCAATGACCTGGGCGCGCTGACGATCGACGCTTCGGCAACCTACAGCCAGCCGGCTCCGATGGCCCGAAACGCCATGGAGTTCCACAAGCTGGAGCTGAGCGCCGACGGTTTCGTCGAGTTCGACGTGAGCACCCCGGCCGATGAAGACGTCGATGTCTATCTGTTCGACGATACGCTCGACGTCATCGAGTACAGCACCTCGCCGACTGACGAGGTCTTCCAGTCCGAAGAGCTGACAGCGGGCACCTACTACATCGGCGTGCACGCCTGGGCGGCGCTTCCGTCGTACGACCTGAGCGCCACGCTGCTCGGCCCGATCACCGGATCGCCCGACTTCAGCAGCGCACCGGCGGCGGCCATCCCGGACGACGACACCACCACCGGCGTCTCCGACACCATCACGGTGACCGGATGCCCGACGGTGCAGCGAGTCCACCTGTACGTCGACATCACTCACCCGTACGGCGCTGACGTCGAGATCGATCTGACGAGCCCCGACGGCACCACCGTGGACGTGTACTCCGACAACGGTGGCAGCACCGACGACGTGGTCGGCTGGCTCCCGAGGCCGCTGGTCCCCGATAACTCGATGCTCGTCTATAGCGGCGAGACGGGTAACGGCGACTGGACGCTGACGGTGTACGATGACAACGACTACTGGGATGACACCGGCGGCACCTTCAACGAGTGGGGCCTGTCGTTGGTGTGTCAGTAA